In Pseudorca crassidens isolate mPseCra1 chromosome 17, mPseCra1.hap1, whole genome shotgun sequence, the DNA window ATCAGAAGTAAGTGCTGTTCAAATAGTTGTTTTCCTGTATGTGATACACGGTTTCTCTCTGGTGCTTTCAAGATCTTCCCTCTCTGGTGTTCAGCAGCTTGATTCCGACGTGTGGTTTTTGTTGTATTTATCTTGCTTGAGGCTTACCgagtttcttgaatctgtaaatttgTCTTCCACCAAATTTTGgttattatttcttcaatttttttgtctcattctctttcttctaGGACACCTGGTGACACTGTCCTACGTGTCTCTgaggcttttaaaatttattaatttctgatCTTTATTCGTCTCTTCAGGTTGGATCATTTCCATTGATATGCCTGTTGTTCTCTCCTTCTTGCTGTTTCACTGTTCTGTCCTTTCTGGCCCAACTCCAACGTTGACCTGCCATTTCTTCTCTTTCGTAAGGACTGTGGGGTTGCTGAGGGGTCGGAGCTCTGCACTGGCTCAGTGGGACTGAGGGCCAGAGAGGATACAAACGTGTGATGTCATCTCTGCTGTGAAAGTGTGGCCCCTGGGGCAGGCAGGACGTGGCACAAGTTCATGCCAGGGGAAAGGCGGACAGGCTGAACAGCAGTGATGAGTCTCTGGGAGAGAGGCCCGGGCTAGGGCAGTCAGTTGTCTCCCTGGGGGACACAGTGGGCGGGGTGCAGGTCTCTCCTGAGTCCTAGGCCCTGGGCTAGCTGCTCTCTGACCTCAGCGGACCTGCACAACATCCCCACCTCAAAATTATCATCCTCCCACGTAACAGACTGGGAGAGGTTGTCTGGGGCCTAAGGTGGCGCAGCTGGTTAAATGACCATGAGCGTGTGGCTCGGggagcaccagggaagccttttgtGACGGGGCAGGATTTGAGACGTTGGAAGGCCACGCGCCTCCTCCAAGTGCTCAGTCCAAATACCGCCCATGATCCTGGTATTTTTCTGGGCAGCATTAGTCCCGGAACTTGAACTAGTCTTAGGTTTCTTCTGCCATGTTGTGCAGACCCTGTCCTGGCTCTGACACGATCACTGACCAGCCAGGTGACACCGGCAGGTAACTCACCTTTCCAGCACCACTGTCCTCATTTGAATGTGAGGAAATACAGGCTCGGTTTTGCATAGTTGATGCAGGGGCTCAACGAAGTGATGGTCTGTGCAGCTGCGTGAAGAGTTTCAAAAGCGCTTACACACACGAGGTCGCTAAGGATTATTCGTTCCGTCGATTCTGACGAGGCCACATTCACACAGTGGCATAAATTTATTCTGTCCTTTGTTAAAGCGGTATTTTATGTGCTCGGTGTTTCTCTAGGTGTGAGGATACAGCAGGGGACAAAACAGGTAAAAATCTTTGCCCTCGTGGTGTTTATGCTCCACCCTGCAATGACCTCTCTCAATTCAAGAcgtctgcttttaaaaaaagtgtcaTTTTGGGGATTGGAACCCGGAGTTTTCATCCACCAACTCTGAAGAAACCAAGCTCCCCTGCTATTAAGTAACTGACTCGGTTTCCTTGCCAGTGGTGTCAGATGCATCACGCCTGTTTTATAGGGTCGTCACGAGGGTAGAAGGAGGTGATGTATGACAAGGAGTCCACACGGACTGGCCGTGGGCTGGTGGGTCCCCGATGCCTGAGCTGGGGACACGGGGAGCCTGGGGCAGAAGGCAAGTTGATTTGCTCCATGCCGAGCTTCCTGGCACCACCGTTGAGAACGTGGAAACCGGGgttctttctccccttccccagcgCACACAGGAAGGACTCTAGGGAATCCATCATCCCCTCCCCCCTGTGCACCCCTCTTACCTTCCGTGGTGTCCCCACCTCCCGGGGCAGCCCCACAGCTCCCAGCGGGGGAGGTGCCAGGATCCACACCTCCTTGGCTGTCCGCCCACCTGTCTGCTCTACCTGGCCCTGGACCGCGCATGTATCTAAGAATAGAATCATGGCGGTCAAAAACAAGAACCACCACTAAAAAACCCAGTTAGCATTCTCTGACTCTTCACTCTTAATGTTGACCCATGTTGGGATATTGAATTTTCTCCCCTGGGCTGGCTACTTTTGGAGTTTTCTGCAAAATGTTACAAGTGAATATGCTGCTTTTCTTTGAGAAAACTGTGTTACTGGAAGAACAGTGCAATGACCCCCAAGCTCCTCTTGTGACCAAATGCCCCAGACCTCCCCCCCACAACAAACTTCAAAGGCTATTTCTTCACTGATTCTTCCCTGTTCTTCGCCCCACCCCTCAGGCgctggccccgcccccagctccaTCCCCACGGCCGCGCCCACATCCACACCCACCCCGAACCGCAGGAGACCCCAGCTGACTCCGTCTCCCTGTCCTCTCACCTCCTCCCGCAGGTTACGGGCACGCTGCTCCGGGCACGGACGCGGGCAAGGCCTTCTGCATGTTCTACGCCGTGCTGGGCATCCCGCTGACACTGGTCATGTTCCAGAGCCTGGGCGAGCGGATGAACACGTTCGTGCGCTACCTGCTGAAGCGCATCAAGAGGTGCTGTGGCATGCGCAACACGGAGGTGTCCATGGAGAACATGGTGACCGTGGGCTTCTTCTCCTGCATGGGGACGCTGTGCATCGGGGCGGCCGCCTTCTCCCAGTGCGAGGAGTGGAGCTTCTTCCACGCCTACTACTACTGCTTCATCACGTTGACTACCATTGGCTTTGGGGACTACGTGGCCCTGCAGACCAAGGGCGCCCTGCAGAGGAAGCCGCTCTACGTGGCCTTTAGCTTTATGTATATCCTGGTGGGGCTGACGGTCATAGGGGCCTTCCTCAACCTGGTGGTCCTCAGGTTCCTGACCATGAACAGCGAGGACGAGCGGCGGGACGCCGAGGAGCGGGCGTCCCTCGCCGGCAACCGCAACAGCATGGCCATCCACATCCCCGAGGAGGCGCGGCAGGGCCGGCCCCGGTACAAGGCGGACGCGGCGGACCTACAGTCCGTGTGCTCCTGCACCTGCTACCGCCCGCAGGAATACGGTGGCCGCTCGGCGGCGCAGCAGAACTCCTTCAGCACCAAGCTCGCCCCCCAGTACTTCCACCCCATCTCGTACAAGATCGAGGAGATCTCACCAAGCACATTAAAAAACAGCCTCTTCCCGTCCCCTATTAGCTCCGTTTCTCCCGGGTTACACAGCTTTACCGACAACCACAGGCTGATGAGACGGCGGAAGTCCATCTAGGGTCTGGGGAGGGAAACACAAACAAGTCATTTGTCATAGCTGACGTTAAGTCTCATTGGCCCCCCTTGTCTTATTTATTGATTATGGTTATATCCTTTATTGTTATGATTATTgtcatcattttttctttctctccttccctctttcttggtTTCATTTCTTCCCCACCTTCCCAGCGAGACAGAGCAggccaaagggaaaaaaggaaaggccCGTCTTCCTGTGAAACTCGCATCTGAGCATGAAGCATggatttcttccttcttcccagcaAAGTATGCCTTACATTTCTCCCCAGCCCGCCCCACCTCTGGGGTGGCTTTCCCAGGACAGGTGTGAG includes these proteins:
- the KCNK9 gene encoding potassium channel subfamily K member 9, producing MALRSGAGCFGRVWRRVSGLPDAWPRRSSSLLCLSAFSPEPGPAPPLPRQPPRGGGGCGGPGGGGPPQPPRPPPPRCCCCCCCCCCCRRRLQLGGGGGGGGGGGGGRRALQWDARGCEPAGHAPRAGSLLAAMKRQNVRTLSLIVCTFTYLLVGAAVFDALESDHEMREEEKLKAEEVRIKGKYNISSEDYRQLELVILQSEPHRAGVQWKFAGSFYFAITVITTIGYGHAAPGTDAGKAFCMFYAVLGIPLTLVMFQSLGERMNTFVRYLLKRIKRCCGMRNTEVSMENMVTVGFFSCMGTLCIGAAAFSQCEEWSFFHAYYYCFITLTTIGFGDYVALQTKGALQRKPLYVAFSFMYILVGLTVIGAFLNLVVLRFLTMNSEDERRDAEERASLAGNRNSMAIHIPEEARQGRPRYKADAADLQSVCSCTCYRPQEYGGRSAAQQNSFSTKLAPQYFHPISYKIEEISPSTLKNSLFPSPISSVSPGLHSFTDNHRLMRRRKSI